The Petrocella atlantisensis genome has a window encoding:
- a CDS encoding type II secretion system protein M, which yields MSNRDKRLLGILGIAIIGLILYYAVYRPITIKKQALEDELVTIEERVATLRVEYEKMPAYLEETEAAQTRIDEIQEVLPAELTQERAFKLLFDIEDAFSDINFGSVTFSNVETLAYSNELNDATTEMAIRQNVVSNLDLSYTDLKAFLRYIGNYEDRTVLTNLSMNLLEEENKITTTLVMNMYGLVGQDREVEPVIFNTVPKGKAQPFDSPNLRVTPQTVTNRVTDGTGDLFITLKPTRADGYAQIIGLTNDPGQRSYVTGDVDGVVQANLRIFIENDKYYATYEMNGSTMSRQTFEVGQALELDLYASNRVDANDQVGMNLTIVNQTELPLYINRIEEDPTKPRLNIVSTEGNVIR from the coding sequence AGCATTAGAAGATGAGCTGGTAACCATCGAAGAAAGAGTAGCCACCCTCAGGGTCGAGTATGAAAAGATGCCGGCTTATCTTGAAGAGACAGAAGCTGCTCAAACACGTATTGATGAGATTCAAGAAGTATTACCGGCAGAACTGACACAAGAACGGGCATTCAAGCTACTTTTTGACATTGAAGACGCATTCTCAGACATTAACTTTGGTTCTGTAACTTTTTCTAATGTAGAAACATTGGCTTACAGCAATGAACTAAATGATGCGACAACAGAGATGGCCATCAGGCAGAATGTGGTATCGAATCTGGATCTAAGTTATACGGATCTAAAAGCCTTTCTAAGATATATCGGTAATTACGAAGACCGTACGGTACTGACCAATCTAAGCATGAATCTTTTAGAGGAAGAAAATAAGATTACGACGACTTTGGTTATGAATATGTATGGCTTAGTAGGCCAAGATCGTGAAGTTGAACCGGTTATCTTTAATACTGTTCCAAAAGGAAAAGCACAACCCTTTGATTCACCTAATCTACGCGTCACCCCACAGACGGTCACCAATCGTGTGACCGATGGTACCGGTGATTTGTTCATAACTTTGAAACCAACGAGGGCAGATGGCTATGCTCAAATCATAGGTCTCACCAATGACCCCGGCCAAAGAAGTTATGTAACAGGGGATGTGGATGGTGTGGTACAAGCCAACCTTAGAATCTTCATTGAAAACGACAAGTATTACGCTACCTATGAGATGAATGGTTCGACCATGAGTCGTCAAACTTTTGAAGTGGGACAAGCCCTTGAGTTGGATCTCTACGCTTCAAACCGTGTAGACGCCAATGACCAAGTAGGCATGAACCTGACAATCGTCAATCAGACTGAGTTGCCCTTGTATATTAATAGAATAGAAGAAGATCCTACAAAACCAAGACTTAACATTGTATCTACAGAAGGTAATGTTATAAGGTAA
- a CDS encoding type IV pilus modification PilV family protein, which yields MIKSWWNTIKSNSGFSLVEALVTIAIVGAAMIPISFVFTQTIGTTIETRKQLVANGLGQEYLEALKAKEFSDYDSIFGVGSTIEIDNSFTELTYDLMGLTPLPEGYKAILSYDTSVDIGAFALPSPTSMPDADIIIDMPSGYMHTVLLTDTDSGNLTTYPQTSTSSTERVIRINGDRDTGMITLDYYDQLTGGGGSLDSRFSVSATSDPAIRLLMGDGAGVGTPITTRIDIDSNLPQEIKLYFYEEDTNTVQATTKIISGSVSISRNLNSVDSFDRRIMAIKVEIFDVHSGNKLGTYTTTKIDE from the coding sequence ATGATAAAATCATGGTGGAACACAATAAAATCTAATAGCGGTTTTTCCCTTGTAGAGGCATTGGTTACCATTGCCATTGTTGGTGCTGCCATGATTCCTATTTCCTTTGTCTTTACCCAAACCATTGGTACGACAATAGAGACTAGAAAACAACTGGTGGCGAACGGTCTTGGGCAAGAATATCTGGAGGCTCTAAAAGCAAAAGAGTTCTCAGATTATGATTCTATTTTTGGTGTTGGCTCAACCATTGAGATTGACAATAGCTTTACAGAACTTACTTATGACCTTATGGGTTTGACACCTCTTCCGGAGGGTTATAAAGCAATATTGTCTTATGATACCAGTGTAGACATTGGTGCTTTTGCATTACCGTCGCCCACATCAATGCCGGATGCGGATATCATCATAGATATGCCCAGTGGTTATATGCATACAGTCTTACTAACAGATACTGACAGTGGTAATCTGACCACATACCCACAGACATCAACGTCCAGTACAGAGCGGGTCATCAGAATCAATGGAGACCGTGACACTGGAATGATTACTTTGGATTATTATGATCAGTTGACAGGCGGTGGAGGCTCTCTTGACAGTCGTTTTAGTGTATCAGCAACTTCAGATCCCGCAATCCGATTACTGATGGGGGATGGTGCAGGTGTTGGTACACCTATAACAACCCGAATAGATATCGATAGTAACTTGCCCCAAGAAATCAAATTGTATTTCTATGAAGAGGATACCAATACGGTACAAGCAACCACTAAGATTATAAGCGGTTCCGTCAGTATTAGTAGGAATCTAAATAGTGTAGACAGCTTCGATCGTAGAATCATGGCTATAAAAGTTGAGATATTTGATGTGCATTCAGGTAATAAGCTTGGTACCTATACAACCACCAAGATTGATGAATAG